Proteins from a genomic interval of Echeneis naucrates chromosome 21, fEcheNa1.1, whole genome shotgun sequence:
- the med14 gene encoding mediator of RNA polymerase II transcription subunit 14 isoform X1, translating to MAPVQIGSDGQLVPLGGPVVSGPQPPPPGAPATHGIRLSLLIEFLLQRTYHEITLLAELLPRKTDMERKIEIVQFASRTRQLFVRLLALVKWASNAGKVEKCAMISSFLDQQTILFVDTADRLASLARDALVHARLPSFAIPFAIDVLTTGSYPRLPTCIRDKIIPPDPITKAEKQTTLNQLNQILRHRLVTTDLPPQLANLTVANGRVKFRVEGEFEATLTVMGDDPDIPWRLLKLEILVEDKETGDGRALVHSLQVNFIHELVQARLCADEKPLQDMYNCLHSFCLSLQLEVLHSQTLMLIRERWGDLVQEERYVPAKYLTLTVWNQQVLGRKTGTASVHKVTIKIDESDGSKPLQISHEPPLPVCDSKLMERAMKIDHLSVEKLLIDSVHARSHQKLQELKAILKANNPSDNSFIETALPTLVIPILEPCGRSECLHIFVDLHSGMFQPMLYGLDQAMLDDIEKTINDDMKRIISWLKQLKFWLGEQRCRQSVKHLPIVCTDVLHLSNSASHPVGNLSKHKLFIKLTRLPQYYIVVEMLEVPSSPTALQYKYSFLSVSQLEGDDGPMCAQLLQHFKPNLEHFVQDTTTGRGARPGTKRKICGDQGDPEPKKPKRSGEMCAFNKELAHLVAMCDTNMPFVGLRTELSNMEIPNQGVQVEGDGSSHAIRLLKIPPCKGVGEETRKALERSLLDCTFRLQGRNNRTWVAELMLANCPLNSTHSKEQASTRHVYLTYENPLSEPVGGRKVVEMFLNDWNAISQLYQCVLNFARALPEMPSYLSLFSEVRLYNYRKLVLCYGTTKGSSVTIQWNSSSQRFHLSLGTVGPNSGCSNCHNIILHQLQEMFNKSPNVMQLLQVLSDTQAPLNAINKLPTVPMLGLTQRTNTAYQCFSILPQSPTHIRLAFRNMYCIDIYCRSRGVVAIRDGAYSLFDNTKIVDGFYPAPGLKTFLNMFVDSNQDPRRRSVNEDDNPPSPVGVDVMDSLMNQLQPPQQPQTIRGGAGGVYPPLTSPPPNYHANVTPPSMMPTQSPGNIHASGSPSGALRAPSPFGPTPSPSSLGIAMGQTSFASPHGALDPSSPYAIVSPSHRGQWPGSPQVSGPSPGARIHGMSPGNPSLHSPIPDPHSPRAGTSSQVMPSSMPPPRKLPQRPWAASIPTILTHNALHVLLLPSPTPCLVPGLAGSYLCSPLERFLGSVIMRRHLQRIIQQEPNLSIVNSNEPGVIMFKTDVLKCRVALNPKNYQTLQLKVTPENTGPWSQEELQVLEKFFETRVAGPPFKYNTLNAFTKLLGAPTTILRDCVRIMKLELFPDQAAQLKWNVQFCLTIPPSAPPIAPPGTIAVVLKSKMLFFLQLTQRIPVPQEPVSIIVPIVYDMATGLTQQADIPRQHSSSGAAALMVSNILKRFNELHPARQGECTIFTSVHELMANLTLPPGTRQ from the exons ATGGCCCCAGTGCAGATTGGATCAGATGGGCAGCTCGTCCCGCTCGGTGGTCCGGTTGTCTCGGGTCCGCAGCCGCCACCACCAGGGGCCCCGGCCACACACGGGATCCGGCTGAGCCTGCTCATCGAGTTCCTTCTCCAGAGGACCTACCATGAAATTACCCTGCTGGCGGAGCT gcttcccagaaaaacagacatggaGAG GAAAATCGAGATTGTCCAGTTTGCCAGCCGAACAAGGCAGCTATTCGTGCGTCTGCTTGCCCTGGTGAAGTGGGCAAGCAATGCAGGGAAAGTTGAGAAATGTGCG ATGATATCCAGCTTCTTGGATCAGCAGACCATCTTGTTTGTGGATACAGCAGATAGGCTAGCCTCGCTAGCCAGAGATGCACTGGTTCATGCCCGTTTGCCCAGTTTTGCCATCCCCTTCGCCATCGATGTTCTCACCACAGGGTCATACCCACGTTTGCCAACATGCATACGA GATAAGATCATTCCTCCAGATCCCATTACCAAGGCTGAGAAGCAGACCACCTTGAATCAGCTTAATCAGATTCTGCGACACCGCCTTGTCACCACAGACTTGCCACCCCAACTTGCAAATCTCACAGTTG CTAATGGGCGTGTAAAGTTTCGTGTGGAAGGGGAGTTTGAGGCCACTCTGACTGTGATGGGTGATGACCCTGATATTCCCTGGAGGCTGCTTAAACTGGAGATTCTGGTGGAGGACAAAGAAACAGGAG ATGGCCGAGCATTGGTTCACAGTTTGCAGGTGAACTTCATCCATGAGTTGGTCCAGGCTCGTCTTTGTGCAGATGAAAAACCCCTGCAGGACATGTACAATTGTTTGC ACTCCTTCTGTCTGTCACTACAGCTAGAGGTGCTTCATTCTCAGACTCTGATGCTGATCAGAGAGCGATGGGGAGACCTGGTGCAAGAGGAGAGATATGTACCTGCAAAATACCTCACGCTCACTGTCTGGAA cCAACAGGTTTTGGGTAGGAAAACTGGTACAGCATCAGTACATAAAGTTACTATCAAGATTGATGAATCAGATGGATCAAAGCCATTGCAGATATCTCATGAAcctcctctccctgtctgcGACTCTAAATTAATGGAGAGAGCCATGAAG ATTGACCATCTGTCGGTGGAGAAACTTTTGATTGACAGTGTGCATGCACGGTCTCATCAGAAGCTACAGGAATTGAAGGCTATTCTGAAGGCCAACAATCCCAGTGACAACT CATTCATTGAGACTGCTTTACCCACACTTGTAATTCCAATACTTGAGCCCTGTGGTCGTTCAGAGTGCTTGCACATTTTTGTTGACCTGCACTCTGGCATGTTCCAGCCCATGCTGTATGGATTAG ATCAGGCCATGCTGGATGACATTGAAAAAACCATCAATGATGATATGAAGCGCATTATATCTTGGCTGAAGCAATTGAA GTTCTGGTTGGGTGAACAGCGCTGTCGGCAGTCTGTCAAGCACCTTCCTATAGTGTGCACAGATGTCCTGCACCTCTCCAACTCAGCCTCTCACCCTGTTGGCAACTTGTCCAAACACAAACTCTTCATTAAGCTCACGCGTCTTCCGCAGTACTACATT GTGGTGGAAATGCTTGAAGTGCCTAGTAGCCCCACAGCCTTGCAATACAAGTACTCCTTCTTGTCTGTATCTCAGTTGGAAGGAGATGATGGACCCATGTGCGCACAACTACTGCAGCATTTCAAGCCAAATTTGGAACACTTTGTACAGgacacaacaacaggaagagGGGCTCGACCTGGGACTAAGAGAAAG ATATGTGGAGACCAGGGAGACCCAGAGCCAAAGAAGCCTAAGCGGTCTGGGGAAATGTGTGCCTTCAACAAAGAGCTGGCTCACCTGGTAGCAATGTGTGACACCAACATGCCTTTTGTTGGCCTCAGAACAGAG CTATCTAACATGGAGATTCCAAACCAGGGTGTCCAAGTGGAGGGAGATGGCAGTAGTCATGCAATACGTCTACTAAA GATTCCTCCCTGTAAAGGAGTCGGAGAGGAGACCAGGAAAGCTTTAGAGCGGTCCCTGCTAGACTGTACCTTCCGACTGCAgggcagaaacaacagaacctgGGTTGCTGAACTTATGCTGGCAAATTGTCCTctcaacagcacacacagcaagGAGCAAG CATCCACACGACACGTGTATCTGACCTATGAAAACCCATTGTCAGAGCCAGTGGGTGGACGAAAGGTTGTAGAGATGTTCCTCAATGACTGGAATGCCATCAGTCAGCTCTACCAGTGTGTTCTCAACTTTGCTCGTGCACTGCCAG AGATGCCATCCTACCTGAGCCTGTTTTCGGAGGTGCGGCTTTATAACTACCGTAAGCTAGTCCTGTGCTATGGCACCACCAAAGGCAGCTCTGTTACTATCCAATGGAACTCGAGCAGCCAACGTTTCCATCTTTCACTGGGGACTGTGGGGCCCAACTCTGGCTGCTCCAACTGCCACAATATCATCCTCCATCAACTACAAGAAATGTTTAACAAGAGCCCCAATGTGATGCAGCTGTTGCAG GTGCTTTCTGACACACAAGCACCTCTGAATGCAATCAACAAGTTACCAACAGTGCCCATGTTGGGCCTGACCCAGCGCACCAACACTGCCTACCAGTGCTTCTCCATCTTACCCCAGTCACCGACACACATACGCTTGGCGTTTCGCAACATGTACTGCATCGACATCTACTGTCGCAGCCGTGGAGTGGTTGCCATCAGAGATGGAGCCTACAGTCTTTTTGACAACACTAAGATTGTTGATGGATTCTACCCTGCTCCAGGGCTCAAG ACATTCCTGAACATGTTTGTAGACAGCAATCAGGATCCTCGCAGACGCTCTGTCAACGAAGACGATAACCCACCCTCACCAGTGGGTGTGGATGTAATGGACAGTCTGATGAACCAGCTGCAACCTCCACAGCAGCCGCAGACAATAAGGGGGGGAGCAGGAGGTGTATATCCTCCCCTCACCTCACCACCACCAAATTACCATGCCAATGTAACGCCACCATCCATGATGCCCACCCAGTCACCAG ggAACATCCATGCCTCTGGCTCCCCTAGTGGGGCTCTGAGGGCACCCTCTCCTTTTGGGCCCACCCCATCTCCGTCCTCTCTGGGCATAGCCATGGGGCAGACCAGCTTTGCCAGCCCCCACG GTGCTCTGGACCCCAGCTCTCCCTATGCCATTGTGTCTCCCAGCCATAGGGGCCAGTGGCCTGGATCACCTCAGGTCTCAGGGCCTTCACCCGGGGCACGGATCCATGGTATGTCTCCTGGTAACCCATCGCTGCACTCACCAATCCCTGATCCCCATTCTCCGCGTGCTGGAACCA GTTCACAAGTCATGCCTTCCAGTATGCCTCCACCCCGAAAGCTACCTCAGCGCCCCTGGGCTGCCTCCATTCCTACCATCCTCACCCACAATGCCTTGCATGTGCTTCTGCTACCGTCACCCACTCCCTGTCTGGTGCCAGGCCTGGCAGGTAGCTacctctgctcgcctctggagCGCTTTCTGGGTTCAGTGATCATGAGGCGGCACCTGCAGAGGATCATTCAGCAGGAACCCAAT TTGTCCATTGTGAACTCTAACGAACCTGGGGTGATCATGTTCAAGACTGATGTACTCAAGTGCCGGGTTGCTCTCAATCCAAAAAACTACCAGACACTGCAGCTCAAAGTCACTCCAGAAAATACAGGTCCCTGGTCCCAGGAGGAACTTCAGGTGCTGGAGAAGTTCTTTGAGACACGG GTTGCTGGTCCTCCTTTCAAATACAACACTCTGAATGCCTTTACCAAGCTGCTCGGTGCACCAACTACCATTCTTAGAGACTGTGTGCGCATCATGAAGCTTGAGCTG TTTCCTGATCAGGCTGCACAGCTCAAGTGGAACGTTCAGTTCTGTCTCACCATCCCTCCCAGTGCTCCTCCTATTGCCCCACCTGGGACTATTGCTGTGGTGCTCAAGTCCAAGATGCTTTTCTTT TTGCAGCTGACTCAGCGTATCCCAGTGCCCCAGGAGCCAGTGAGCATCATTGTCCCCATTGTGTACGACATGGCCACAGGCCTCACTCAGCAGGCTGACATCCCCAGACAACACAGCTCATCTGGGGCTGCAGCACTCATGGTCTCTAACATCCTTAAGAGGTTTAATGAGCTGCACCCAGCAAGACAGG GTGAGTGTACAATATTTACTTCTGTTCACGAACTGATGGCCAACCTCACTCTACCCCCTGGCACTCGTCAATAG
- the med14 gene encoding mediator of RNA polymerase II transcription subunit 14 isoform X2, whose translation MAPVQIGSDGQLVPLGGPVVSGPQPPPPGAPATHGIRLSLLIEFLLQRTYHEITLLAELLPRKTDMERKIEIVQFASRTRQLFVRLLALVKWASNAGKVEKCAMISSFLDQQTILFVDTADRLASLARDALVHARLPSFAIPFAIDVLTTGSYPRLPTCIRDKIIPPDPITKAEKQTTLNQLNQILRHRLVTTDLPPQLANLTVANGRVKFRVEGEFEATLTVMGDDPDIPWRLLKLEILVEDKETGDGRALVHSLQVNFIHELVQARLCADEKPLQDMYNCLHSFCLSLQLEVLHSQTLMLIRERWGDLVQEERYVPAKYLTLTVWNQQVLGRKTGTASVHKVTIKIDESDGSKPLQISHEPPLPVCDSKLMERAMKIDHLSVEKLLIDSVHARSHQKLQELKAILKANNPSDNSFIETALPTLVIPILEPCGRSECLHIFVDLHSGMFQPMLYGLDQAMLDDIEKTINDDMKRIISWLKQLKFWLGEQRCRQSVKHLPIVCTDVLHLSNSASHPVGNLSKHKLFIKLTRLPQYYIVVEMLEVPSSPTALQYKYSFLSVSQLEGDDGPMCAQLLQHFKPNLEHFVQDTTTGRGARPGTKRKICGDQGDPEPKKPKRSGEMCAFNKELAHLVAMCDTNMPFVGLRTELSNMEIPNQGVQVEGDGSSHAIRLLKIPPCKGVGEETRKALERSLLDCTFRLQGRNNRTWVAELMLANCPLNSTHSKEQASTRHVYLTYENPLSEPVGGRKVVEMFLNDWNAISQLYQCVLNFARALPEMPSYLSLFSEVRLYNYRKLVLCYGTTKGSSVTIQWNSSSQRFHLSLGTVGPNSGCSNCHNIILHQLQEMFNKSPNVMQLLQVLSDTQAPLNAINKLPTVPMLGLTQRTNTAYQCFSILPQSPTHIRLAFRNMYCIDIYCRSRGVVAIRDGAYSLFDNTKIVDGFYPAPGLKTFLNMFVDSNQDPRRRSVNEDDNPPSPVGVDVMDSLMNQLQPPQQPQTIRGGAGGVYPPLTSPPPNYHANVTPPSMMPTQSPGALDPSSPYAIVSPSHRGQWPGSPQVSGPSPGARIHGMSPGNPSLHSPIPDPHSPRAGTSSQVMPSSMPPPRKLPQRPWAASIPTILTHNALHVLLLPSPTPCLVPGLAGSYLCSPLERFLGSVIMRRHLQRIIQQEPNLSIVNSNEPGVIMFKTDVLKCRVALNPKNYQTLQLKVTPENTGPWSQEELQVLEKFFETRVAGPPFKYNTLNAFTKLLGAPTTILRDCVRIMKLELFPDQAAQLKWNVQFCLTIPPSAPPIAPPGTIAVVLKSKMLFFLQLTQRIPVPQEPVSIIVPIVYDMATGLTQQADIPRQHSSSGAAALMVSNILKRFNELHPARQGECTIFTSVHELMANLTLPPGTRQ comes from the exons ATGGCCCCAGTGCAGATTGGATCAGATGGGCAGCTCGTCCCGCTCGGTGGTCCGGTTGTCTCGGGTCCGCAGCCGCCACCACCAGGGGCCCCGGCCACACACGGGATCCGGCTGAGCCTGCTCATCGAGTTCCTTCTCCAGAGGACCTACCATGAAATTACCCTGCTGGCGGAGCT gcttcccagaaaaacagacatggaGAG GAAAATCGAGATTGTCCAGTTTGCCAGCCGAACAAGGCAGCTATTCGTGCGTCTGCTTGCCCTGGTGAAGTGGGCAAGCAATGCAGGGAAAGTTGAGAAATGTGCG ATGATATCCAGCTTCTTGGATCAGCAGACCATCTTGTTTGTGGATACAGCAGATAGGCTAGCCTCGCTAGCCAGAGATGCACTGGTTCATGCCCGTTTGCCCAGTTTTGCCATCCCCTTCGCCATCGATGTTCTCACCACAGGGTCATACCCACGTTTGCCAACATGCATACGA GATAAGATCATTCCTCCAGATCCCATTACCAAGGCTGAGAAGCAGACCACCTTGAATCAGCTTAATCAGATTCTGCGACACCGCCTTGTCACCACAGACTTGCCACCCCAACTTGCAAATCTCACAGTTG CTAATGGGCGTGTAAAGTTTCGTGTGGAAGGGGAGTTTGAGGCCACTCTGACTGTGATGGGTGATGACCCTGATATTCCCTGGAGGCTGCTTAAACTGGAGATTCTGGTGGAGGACAAAGAAACAGGAG ATGGCCGAGCATTGGTTCACAGTTTGCAGGTGAACTTCATCCATGAGTTGGTCCAGGCTCGTCTTTGTGCAGATGAAAAACCCCTGCAGGACATGTACAATTGTTTGC ACTCCTTCTGTCTGTCACTACAGCTAGAGGTGCTTCATTCTCAGACTCTGATGCTGATCAGAGAGCGATGGGGAGACCTGGTGCAAGAGGAGAGATATGTACCTGCAAAATACCTCACGCTCACTGTCTGGAA cCAACAGGTTTTGGGTAGGAAAACTGGTACAGCATCAGTACATAAAGTTACTATCAAGATTGATGAATCAGATGGATCAAAGCCATTGCAGATATCTCATGAAcctcctctccctgtctgcGACTCTAAATTAATGGAGAGAGCCATGAAG ATTGACCATCTGTCGGTGGAGAAACTTTTGATTGACAGTGTGCATGCACGGTCTCATCAGAAGCTACAGGAATTGAAGGCTATTCTGAAGGCCAACAATCCCAGTGACAACT CATTCATTGAGACTGCTTTACCCACACTTGTAATTCCAATACTTGAGCCCTGTGGTCGTTCAGAGTGCTTGCACATTTTTGTTGACCTGCACTCTGGCATGTTCCAGCCCATGCTGTATGGATTAG ATCAGGCCATGCTGGATGACATTGAAAAAACCATCAATGATGATATGAAGCGCATTATATCTTGGCTGAAGCAATTGAA GTTCTGGTTGGGTGAACAGCGCTGTCGGCAGTCTGTCAAGCACCTTCCTATAGTGTGCACAGATGTCCTGCACCTCTCCAACTCAGCCTCTCACCCTGTTGGCAACTTGTCCAAACACAAACTCTTCATTAAGCTCACGCGTCTTCCGCAGTACTACATT GTGGTGGAAATGCTTGAAGTGCCTAGTAGCCCCACAGCCTTGCAATACAAGTACTCCTTCTTGTCTGTATCTCAGTTGGAAGGAGATGATGGACCCATGTGCGCACAACTACTGCAGCATTTCAAGCCAAATTTGGAACACTTTGTACAGgacacaacaacaggaagagGGGCTCGACCTGGGACTAAGAGAAAG ATATGTGGAGACCAGGGAGACCCAGAGCCAAAGAAGCCTAAGCGGTCTGGGGAAATGTGTGCCTTCAACAAAGAGCTGGCTCACCTGGTAGCAATGTGTGACACCAACATGCCTTTTGTTGGCCTCAGAACAGAG CTATCTAACATGGAGATTCCAAACCAGGGTGTCCAAGTGGAGGGAGATGGCAGTAGTCATGCAATACGTCTACTAAA GATTCCTCCCTGTAAAGGAGTCGGAGAGGAGACCAGGAAAGCTTTAGAGCGGTCCCTGCTAGACTGTACCTTCCGACTGCAgggcagaaacaacagaacctgGGTTGCTGAACTTATGCTGGCAAATTGTCCTctcaacagcacacacagcaagGAGCAAG CATCCACACGACACGTGTATCTGACCTATGAAAACCCATTGTCAGAGCCAGTGGGTGGACGAAAGGTTGTAGAGATGTTCCTCAATGACTGGAATGCCATCAGTCAGCTCTACCAGTGTGTTCTCAACTTTGCTCGTGCACTGCCAG AGATGCCATCCTACCTGAGCCTGTTTTCGGAGGTGCGGCTTTATAACTACCGTAAGCTAGTCCTGTGCTATGGCACCACCAAAGGCAGCTCTGTTACTATCCAATGGAACTCGAGCAGCCAACGTTTCCATCTTTCACTGGGGACTGTGGGGCCCAACTCTGGCTGCTCCAACTGCCACAATATCATCCTCCATCAACTACAAGAAATGTTTAACAAGAGCCCCAATGTGATGCAGCTGTTGCAG GTGCTTTCTGACACACAAGCACCTCTGAATGCAATCAACAAGTTACCAACAGTGCCCATGTTGGGCCTGACCCAGCGCACCAACACTGCCTACCAGTGCTTCTCCATCTTACCCCAGTCACCGACACACATACGCTTGGCGTTTCGCAACATGTACTGCATCGACATCTACTGTCGCAGCCGTGGAGTGGTTGCCATCAGAGATGGAGCCTACAGTCTTTTTGACAACACTAAGATTGTTGATGGATTCTACCCTGCTCCAGGGCTCAAG ACATTCCTGAACATGTTTGTAGACAGCAATCAGGATCCTCGCAGACGCTCTGTCAACGAAGACGATAACCCACCCTCACCAGTGGGTGTGGATGTAATGGACAGTCTGATGAACCAGCTGCAACCTCCACAGCAGCCGCAGACAATAAGGGGGGGAGCAGGAGGTGTATATCCTCCCCTCACCTCACCACCACCAAATTACCATGCCAATGTAACGCCACCATCCATGATGCCCACCCAGTCACCAG GTGCTCTGGACCCCAGCTCTCCCTATGCCATTGTGTCTCCCAGCCATAGGGGCCAGTGGCCTGGATCACCTCAGGTCTCAGGGCCTTCACCCGGGGCACGGATCCATGGTATGTCTCCTGGTAACCCATCGCTGCACTCACCAATCCCTGATCCCCATTCTCCGCGTGCTGGAACCA GTTCACAAGTCATGCCTTCCAGTATGCCTCCACCCCGAAAGCTACCTCAGCGCCCCTGGGCTGCCTCCATTCCTACCATCCTCACCCACAATGCCTTGCATGTGCTTCTGCTACCGTCACCCACTCCCTGTCTGGTGCCAGGCCTGGCAGGTAGCTacctctgctcgcctctggagCGCTTTCTGGGTTCAGTGATCATGAGGCGGCACCTGCAGAGGATCATTCAGCAGGAACCCAAT TTGTCCATTGTGAACTCTAACGAACCTGGGGTGATCATGTTCAAGACTGATGTACTCAAGTGCCGGGTTGCTCTCAATCCAAAAAACTACCAGACACTGCAGCTCAAAGTCACTCCAGAAAATACAGGTCCCTGGTCCCAGGAGGAACTTCAGGTGCTGGAGAAGTTCTTTGAGACACGG GTTGCTGGTCCTCCTTTCAAATACAACACTCTGAATGCCTTTACCAAGCTGCTCGGTGCACCAACTACCATTCTTAGAGACTGTGTGCGCATCATGAAGCTTGAGCTG TTTCCTGATCAGGCTGCACAGCTCAAGTGGAACGTTCAGTTCTGTCTCACCATCCCTCCCAGTGCTCCTCCTATTGCCCCACCTGGGACTATTGCTGTGGTGCTCAAGTCCAAGATGCTTTTCTTT TTGCAGCTGACTCAGCGTATCCCAGTGCCCCAGGAGCCAGTGAGCATCATTGTCCCCATTGTGTACGACATGGCCACAGGCCTCACTCAGCAGGCTGACATCCCCAGACAACACAGCTCATCTGGGGCTGCAGCACTCATGGTCTCTAACATCCTTAAGAGGTTTAATGAGCTGCACCCAGCAAGACAGG GTGAGTGTACAATATTTACTTCTGTTCACGAACTGATGGCCAACCTCACTCTACCCCCTGGCACTCGTCAATAG